A section of the Trichomycterus rosablanca isolate fTriRos1 chromosome 6, fTriRos1.hap1, whole genome shotgun sequence genome encodes:
- the cfap144 gene encoding protein FAM183A: MSASAKAKEKEPVDIVHQNAIHVETIHKEQRCQKLYTQFNINPFKKLHILPDKPMSKKMHEQIEEDPAFLKAIHEAHLEPTKKYAHPMTEAQEIGWISSPLIVSDRTDRRLNFPRQNSEITKYMDAAWRVKEQTQMNK, from the exons atgtctgCGTCTGCTAAAGCGAAAGAGAAGGAGCCGGTGGACATCGTTCACCAAAACGCCATTCATGTGGAGACGATTCATAAAGAACAGCGCTGTCAGAAACTCTACACACAGTTTAACATCAATCCCTTCAAAAAGC TGCACATTTTGCCTGATAAACCCATGTCGAAGAAAATGCATGAGCAGATCGAAGAGGACC CCGCATTTCTTAAGGCCATTCATGAAGCACATTTAGAACCAACGAAGAAGTACGCTCATCCCATGACTGAGGCTCAAGAAATCGGATGGATCTCGTCTCCTCTG ATTGTTTCAGATCGCACAGACAGAAGACTGAACTTTCCCCGACAGAATTCTGAAATCACCAAGTACATGGATGCTGCCTGGCGGGTAAAGGAACAGACCCAGATgaacaaatga